Proteins encoded by one window of uncultured Celeribacter sp.:
- a CDS encoding EcsC family protein has product MEKLPTLTDGAHAVLQAPTPEAIRALARRLKRANHPGMQLLNIVGGTADGLFGKLPDKIRNQLDGATLSALELAFDGAARGRRSVKGGTWMSRAVTSGLGAVGGVGGLPTALAELPVTTTVLLHAIQGVAEDHGFDPSRDDVRKACIQVFAAAGPLEDDDGADLGFIAARTTLTGATLNGIIAKVAPRLSVVLGQKLAAQTVPVLGAVAGAATNYAYTAYYQDMAHVSFGMLRMAEDSDLSFEELKEMLRLEMAR; this is encoded by the coding sequence ATGGAAAAATTGCCGACCCTCACCGATGGCGCACATGCCGTGTTGCAAGCTCCGACGCCGGAGGCGATCCGCGCTTTGGCACGGCGGCTGAAACGTGCGAACCATCCCGGCATGCAATTGCTCAACATTGTCGGCGGCACGGCGGACGGGCTGTTCGGCAAGCTTCCTGACAAGATCAGAAATCAACTTGATGGCGCGACGCTCTCTGCGCTGGAACTGGCGTTTGACGGCGCGGCACGGGGGCGGCGCTCGGTCAAAGGCGGCACTTGGATGTCGCGGGCGGTGACCTCGGGGCTGGGCGCCGTGGGCGGTGTCGGCGGGCTGCCGACCGCTTTGGCGGAATTGCCGGTCACCACGACCGTACTGCTCCACGCGATCCAGGGCGTCGCCGAAGATCACGGCTTTGATCCCTCCCGCGACGATGTGCGCAAGGCCTGTATTCAGGTTTTCGCCGCCGCAGGGCCTCTGGAAGACGACGATGGCGCCGATCTCGGCTTTATCGCCGCGCGCACCACGTTAACGGGGGCCACGCTGAACGGGATTATCGCCAAGGTCGCGCCGCGTCTCTCGGTGGTTTTGGGGCAAAAACTGGCGGCGCAGACCGTTCCGGTTCTGGGCGCTGTGGCAGGCGCGGCGACGAATTACGCCTATACCGCCTATTATCAGGACATGGCGCATGTGAGTTTCGGCATGCTCCGCATGGCCGAGGACAGCGATCTGTCGTTCGAAGAGTTGAAAGAGATGTTGCGTCTCGAAATGGCGCGCTGA
- a CDS encoding DUF4260 family protein produces MILWQRVEGALIFVICLIMLWTMGTPLPLWAMVLVFFAPDLSFTGYAMGPRVGAVAYNLMHLYASGALVALFGWLTHAALATALGLLWIAHAGFDRALGYGLKSPEYFVITHLGRIGKNQA; encoded by the coding sequence ATGATCCTTTGGCAACGCGTTGAGGGTGCATTGATTTTCGTGATCTGCCTCATCATGCTCTGGACCATGGGCACCCCACTGCCCCTATGGGCCATGGTGCTTGTGTTTTTCGCGCCGGACCTGTCCTTCACAGGCTACGCGATGGGCCCGCGTGTCGGCGCCGTGGCCTATAACCTGATGCATCTCTACGCCAGTGGCGCGCTTGTCGCGCTTTTCGGATGGCTGACCCACGCCGCGCTCGCCACAGCTTTGGGTCTCTTATGGATCGCCCATGCCGGCTTTGACCGCGCGCTTGGGTATGGCCTCAAATCTCCCGAATATTTTGTGATCACACATCTCGGGCGGATTGGCAAAAACCAGGCATAA
- a CDS encoding DUF1178 family protein produces MIRYMLKCSEEHQFESWFRSAEAFETLCETGQLSCPTCGSSQVFKAMMAPRVSTTRKAESLAPEPEVPAASAPSATQTTPMEPPRPTAQDVEQAVAKLRAEVEANSDYVGVEFAKEARKIHDGEAPARAIYGEAKLDDAKALLEEGVPVLPLPFTPKRKLN; encoded by the coding sequence ATGATCCGTTACATGCTCAAATGCTCAGAAGAACATCAATTCGAAAGCTGGTTTCGCTCCGCCGAAGCCTTTGAGACGCTTTGCGAAACCGGTCAATTGAGCTGTCCGACCTGTGGCTCCTCACAGGTGTTCAAAGCGATGATGGCCCCGCGCGTCAGTACGACCCGCAAGGCCGAAAGCCTTGCCCCCGAACCCGAGGTGCCCGCCGCCTCTGCGCCCTCAGCGACGCAGACCACACCGATGGAGCCGCCGCGCCCCACAGCGCAAGACGTCGAACAGGCCGTCGCCAAACTGCGCGCCGAGGTAGAGGCCAATTCCGATTACGTCGGCGTCGAATTCGCCAAGGAAGCGCGCAAAATTCATGACGGCGAGGCCCCCGCGCGGGCGATCTACGGCGAGGCGAAACTGGACGACGCCAAGGCGCTTTTGGAAGAAGGGGTGCCGGTCCTGCCGCTGCCCTTCACGCCGAAACGCAAACTGAACTGA
- a CDS encoding aspartate kinase: protein MPILVMKFGGTSVATLDKIKRAAKRVGREVANGYDVIVVVSAMSGETNKLVGYVNETSPMYDAREYDAVVSSGENVTAGLMALTLQEMDVPARSWQGWQVPLKTNSAHGAARIEEIPPENILAKFGEGMKVAVVAGFQGISPEGRITTLGRGGSDTTAVAFAAAFEAERCDIYTDVDGVYTTDPRIESKAQKLDKIAFEEMLELASLGAKVLQTRSVELAMRYGVRLRVLSSFEEYDPNAGTLICAEEDIVENKPVSGIAASREEAKMTLVSVADRPGIAAAIFGPLAEAGVNVDMIIQNISEEGRTDMTFSCPVDQVNRAKAALEEAQAREEFNFGELISDTDVAKISLVGIGMRSQSGVAAKMFKVLSDEGINIKVIATSEIKISVLVDRKYTELAVQALHDAFELNAA, encoded by the coding sequence ATGCCCATTCTCGTGATGAAATTCGGCGGTACATCCGTCGCCACGCTCGACAAAATCAAACGCGCCGCAAAACGCGTTGGCCGTGAGGTTGCCAATGGCTACGACGTGATCGTCGTGGTCTCTGCCATGTCTGGCGAGACCAACAAGCTCGTGGGCTACGTGAACGAAACCTCTCCGATGTATGACGCGCGCGAATATGACGCTGTCGTCTCCTCGGGCGAGAACGTGACCGCGGGCCTCATGGCCTTGACGTTGCAGGAAATGGACGTGCCCGCGCGCAGCTGGCAGGGCTGGCAAGTGCCGCTCAAGACCAACTCCGCGCATGGCGCCGCCCGGATAGAAGAGATCCCGCCGGAAAACATTCTCGCCAAATTCGGCGAAGGCATGAAAGTCGCCGTCGTGGCGGGGTTCCAGGGCATTTCGCCCGAGGGCCGCATCACCACGCTGGGTCGAGGTGGCTCTGACACCACCGCCGTCGCCTTCGCCGCCGCCTTTGAGGCCGAGCGCTGCGACATATACACCGACGTGGACGGGGTCTACACCACCGACCCGCGGATCGAGAGCAAAGCCCAGAAGCTCGACAAGATCGCTTTCGAAGAAATGTTGGAACTGGCGTCTCTCGGTGCGAAAGTGCTTCAGACCCGGTCGGTCGAGCTGGCGATGCGTTACGGCGTGCGCCTGCGCGTCCTGTCGTCTTTCGAGGAATATGACCCCAATGCCGGCACCTTGATCTGTGCCGAGGAGGATATCGTGGAAAACAAACCTGTCTCGGGCATTGCCGCCTCCCGCGAAGAAGCCAAAATGACCCTCGTGTCGGTCGCCGACCGCCCCGGCATCGCCGCCGCCATTTTCGGTCCGCTGGCCGAAGCGGGCGTCAATGTCGACATGATCATTCAGAACATTTCCGAAGAGGGTCGCACCGACATGACCTTCTCCTGCCCCGTTGATCAGGTGAACCGCGCCAAGGCCGCCTTGGAAGAGGCGCAGGCCCGCGAAGAGTTCAACTTTGGCGAGTTGATCTCCGACACGGATGTGGCGAAAATCTCGCTCGTGGGCATCGGCATGCGCTCGCAATCCGGCGTTGCCGCCAAGATGTTCAAGGTGCTGTCTGATGAGGGCATCAACATCAAGGTGATCGCCACCTCAGAGATCAAGATCTCCGTTCTGGTCGACCGCAAATACACCGAGCTTGCCGTTCAGGCGCTGCACGATGCGTTCGAACTGAACGCCGCCTGA
- a CDS encoding SDR family NAD(P)-dependent oxidoreductase: MDTALITGASRGIGAALTIELGARGYEVTGTSTRGAEGLLPLDVKDPQSVSDLAKSLQDRPLDLLVCNAGLYLDKGQSLDSDYPAEMWAEEFAVNVTGVFLTVQAFLPALRAARGKIAIISSQMASHTRAPGGSYIYRASKAAALNLGRNLATDLKSDGISVGIYHPGWVQTDMGGASAEITATMAATGLADRFAELSLTSTGCFLTWDGHPHAY, translated from the coding sequence ATGGACACGGCTCTCATCACCGGCGCCTCGCGCGGCATTGGCGCGGCTTTGACAATCGAATTGGGCGCACGCGGATATGAGGTCACCGGCACCTCGACACGCGGCGCAGAGGGGCTTTTGCCGCTTGATGTCAAAGATCCGCAAAGCGTTTCGGATTTGGCCAAGTCGCTCCAAGACCGCCCCTTAGACCTTTTGGTCTGCAATGCCGGGCTTTACCTCGACAAGGGGCAATCCCTTGACTCCGACTACCCCGCCGAGATGTGGGCCGAAGAATTCGCCGTCAATGTGACCGGCGTCTTTCTGACCGTGCAGGCCTTTCTTCCCGCTTTGCGCGCAGCGCGTGGCAAAATCGCGATCATTTCGTCGCAAATGGCATCCCATACACGCGCGCCCGGCGGTTCCTACATCTACCGCGCCTCGAAAGCCGCCGCGTTGAACCTAGGCCGCAATTTGGCCACAGACCTCAAGTCGGACGGCATTTCGGTGGGCATCTATCACCCCGGCTGGGTCCAGACCGATATGGGCGGCGCCTCGGCCGAGATCACGGCGACCATGGCGGCCACCGGATTGGCGGATCGCTTTGCCGAACTGTCGCTGACCTCCACCGGCTGCTTCCTGACCTGGGACGGTCATCCGCACGCCTATTAA
- a CDS encoding glycosyltransferase N-terminal domain-containing protein, with protein sequence MFLYRLLLTLLSPLFALLLLRQVLRGRERLSDLAERFGAGLETMPRTEAPLLWIHGASNGELTAARGLIEEALRRAPGLDILVTVNTVSARKMVAEWGLPRVTTRLAPMDLRPVLRRFLTATRPCALVSLENEIWPNRFVMLAHDDIPVVVAGARMSERTAQRWGQMGVLLGGTIRQTIGAITKLAAQDTASEQRLLQLGLPVHALLPRMNLKSTVELATAPEAELKALQKTFRRDKTLLAASTHAGEERPIFEAFHRLQQPHPDARLILAPRHPSRAETIATELTRAGLSFARRSKGDAPESAPIYLADTLGEMALWYRLAGITFVGGSLTDHGGHTPYEPVQFDTAILHGPHVSNHAAAYDALDRAGGAMELTDATALAEAASILMTQPEHAKAMTEHAHAALIPLRENQLRQEAFWGALADLPKLQALK encoded by the coding sequence TTGTTTCTCTATCGTCTTCTTCTGACCCTGCTGAGCCCGCTCTTTGCGCTCCTGCTGCTCAGACAAGTGCTGCGCGGTCGCGAGCGCCTGTCCGATCTGGCGGAACGCTTTGGCGCGGGTCTCGAAACGATGCCCCGCACCGAAGCGCCGCTTCTGTGGATTCACGGTGCCTCCAATGGCGAGCTGACCGCCGCGCGCGGGCTGATCGAAGAGGCGCTGCGCCGCGCTCCCGGCCTCGACATCCTCGTGACGGTGAACACGGTGAGTGCGCGTAAAATGGTGGCGGAGTGGGGCCTGCCCCGCGTCACAACCCGGCTCGCACCGATGGATTTGCGTCCTGTGCTCAGACGGTTTCTGACCGCCACCCGCCCTTGCGCCTTGGTTTCGCTGGAAAATGAGATTTGGCCCAACCGTTTTGTCATGCTCGCCCATGACGACATCCCCGTGGTTGTCGCCGGTGCCCGCATGTCGGAGCGCACGGCGCAGCGTTGGGGGCAGATGGGCGTTCTGCTCGGAGGCACCATCCGCCAGACCATCGGCGCGATCACCAAACTCGCGGCGCAAGACACCGCCTCCGAACAACGCTTGCTGCAACTGGGCCTGCCCGTACATGCGCTTCTGCCGCGGATGAATCTGAAAAGCACGGTCGAATTGGCCACCGCACCCGAGGCGGAGTTGAAAGCCCTGCAAAAGACCTTTCGTCGTGACAAAACCCTGCTCGCAGCCTCGACGCATGCGGGCGAGGAGCGTCCAATCTTTGAGGCGTTTCACCGCCTGCAACAGCCCCACCCCGACGCGCGCCTGATCCTCGCGCCGCGCCACCCGTCGCGCGCCGAGACCATCGCAACGGAACTGACCCGCGCAGGCCTCAGCTTTGCGCGTCGCTCAAAAGGTGACGCCCCCGAAAGCGCGCCGATCTACCTTGCCGACACGCTGGGCGAAATGGCGCTTTGGTATCGCCTTGCCGGGATTACTTTCGTTGGGGGCTCTCTGACAGATCACGGCGGGCACACGCCCTATGAGCCGGTGCAATTCGACACCGCGATCCTGCACGGCCCGCATGTCTCCAACCATGCTGCCGCCTATGATGCGCTCGACCGTGCAGGCGGTGCGATGGAGCTCACCGATGCTACAGCATTGGCTGAGGCTGCGAGCATCCTGATGACACAGCCGGAACACGCCAAAGCTATGACCGAACATGCCCATGCCGCGCTGATCCCGCTACGCGAAAACCAGCTTCGGCAGGAGGCGTTTTGGGGCGCATTGGCCGATTTGCCCAAATTACAAGCACTGAAATGA
- the ptsP gene encoding phosphoenolpyruvate--protein phosphotransferase: MVHNLESESRKLLGRLRDTLAEDSAGQARLDRITHLIADSMQTEVCSIYLFRDADTLELCATEGLKPEAVHKTRMRIGEGLVGRVARSRIMVNAADAPSERGFRYMPETGEELFSSFLGLPIQRLGEILGVLVVQSKEARAFTEDEVYALEVVAMVLAEMTELGAFIGDEGGMAALHQHPVMFRGATGQEGVAEGNVYLHEPRVVVTNPVADDPDVEKDRLRKAVDELRISVDSMLAAVEPGEKDQREVLEAYRMFANSRGWMRRMEEDIDRGLSAEAAVEKEQGAARTRLAQVPDPYMRERLHDLDDLSNRLLRILTGQGNETGAEMPENPILVARNIGPGELLDYGKDLKGIVLEQGSVGSHAAVVARAWAIPLVIHAEGITTEALNGNAILVDGDQGLVHLRPEESVAAAFRDKIAMQAEAQKRYAGLVGLPAETLCGRHINMLMNAGLMADLPSLASSGAEGVGLFRTELQFLIRNKVPRRGELATLYARVMDAARGKRVVFRTLDIGSDKVLPYMKPQDEPNPAMGWRAIRVGLDKRGVMRMQLQALIRAASGRPLTIMFPFVAQFDEYRQARGILDDVLVSEQKLGYVPPSSVEVGAMLETPSLAFAPDLFFQQTDFISIGGNDLKQFFFAADRENERVRRRYDTLNYSFLSFIRQIVARCDQFDTPVSFCGEDAGRPLEAVALAAMGVRTLSMRPASIGPVKAMLRRLDLDEVSHVIDQAAEAGAQSVRDDLSAYLVKQGFML; this comes from the coding sequence ATGGTGCATAATCTGGAAAGCGAAAGCCGGAAACTTCTGGGCCGGCTCAGAGACACGCTGGCCGAGGACAGTGCCGGTCAGGCACGTCTCGACCGCATCACCCATCTGATCGCCGACAGCATGCAGACCGAGGTCTGTTCGATCTACCTCTTCCGCGACGCCGACACGCTTGAGCTTTGCGCCACCGAAGGTCTCAAACCCGAAGCCGTGCACAAGACCCGGATGCGTATCGGCGAGGGCCTCGTGGGCCGGGTCGCGCGTAGCCGGATCATGGTCAACGCCGCCGATGCGCCCTCTGAGCGGGGCTTCCGCTACATGCCCGAGACCGGCGAGGAATTGTTTTCGAGCTTTCTCGGCCTGCCGATCCAACGCCTCGGTGAAATCCTCGGCGTTCTGGTCGTGCAATCGAAAGAGGCCCGCGCCTTTACCGAAGACGAAGTCTACGCCCTCGAAGTGGTCGCCATGGTGCTGGCCGAGATGACCGAACTGGGCGCCTTTATCGGCGACGAAGGTGGCATGGCCGCCCTGCACCAGCATCCGGTCATGTTCCGGGGCGCGACCGGGCAAGAGGGCGTCGCCGAAGGCAATGTCTACCTGCATGAGCCACGCGTCGTGGTCACCAACCCGGTGGCCGATGACCCGGATGTGGAAAAAGACCGGTTGCGCAAGGCGGTGGACGAGTTGCGCATCTCGGTCGACAGCATGTTGGCCGCCGTCGAACCCGGCGAGAAAGACCAGCGCGAGGTGCTCGAAGCCTACCGGATGTTCGCCAATTCCCGTGGCTGGATGCGCCGAATGGAAGAGGACATCGACCGAGGCCTCTCCGCAGAGGCCGCCGTCGAAAAGGAACAGGGCGCGGCCCGCACGCGGCTGGCACAAGTGCCCGATCCCTACATGCGCGAGCGCCTGCACGATCTCGACGACCTGTCGAACCGGCTGCTGCGCATCCTGACCGGCCAAGGCAATGAGACCGGCGCCGAGATGCCCGAGAACCCGATCCTCGTCGCCCGCAACATCGGCCCCGGCGAGTTGCTGGACTACGGCAAGGACCTCAAAGGCATCGTTTTGGAGCAGGGTTCCGTCGGCTCGCATGCCGCCGTGGTGGCCCGCGCCTGGGCGATCCCTCTGGTCATTCACGCCGAGGGCATCACGACAGAGGCGCTGAACGGCAACGCCATTCTGGTCGATGGCGACCAGGGTCTGGTGCATTTGCGCCCCGAAGAGTCCGTCGCCGCCGCCTTCCGCGACAAGATCGCGATGCAGGCCGAAGCGCAGAAACGCTACGCCGGTCTGGTGGGCCTGCCTGCCGAGACGCTCTGTGGTCGACATATCAACATGCTTATGAACGCCGGTCTGATGGCGGATCTGCCCTCTCTGGCCTCCTCGGGCGCCGAGGGCGTGGGCCTGTTCCGCACCGAATTGCAGTTCCTGATCCGCAACAAGGTGCCGCGTCGGGGCGAGTTGGCGACGCTCTACGCCCGCGTCATGGACGCGGCGCGCGGCAAACGCGTGGTGTTCCGCACCCTCGACATCGGCTCCGACAAAGTGTTGCCCTATATGAAGCCGCAGGACGAACCGAACCCTGCGATGGGCTGGCGCGCAATCCGTGTCGGGCTCGATAAACGCGGCGTAATGCGGATGCAGCTCCAAGCGCTCATCCGCGCCGCCTCGGGTCGTCCGTTGACGATCATGTTCCCTTTCGTGGCGCAGTTCGACGAATACCGTCAGGCGCGGGGCATTTTGGACGATGTGCTCGTGTCCGAGCAAAAGCTGGGCTACGTGCCACCGTCTTCCGTTGAAGTGGGCGCGATGTTGGAAACGCCCTCTCTGGCCTTCGCCCCCGATCTGTTTTTCCAACAGACCGATTTCATTTCCATCGGTGGCAACGACCTCAAACAGTTCTTTTTCGCCGCTGACCGGGAAAACGAGCGGGTGCGTCGGCGCTATGACACGCTGAATTATTCCTTCCTGAGCTTCATCCGCCAGATCGTCGCGCGCTGCGATCAATTCGACACGCCGGTGTCCTTTTGTGGCGAAGATGCAGGGCGGCCTTTGGAGGCGGTGGCCTTGGCCGCGATGGGGGTGCGCACCCTGTCGATGCGCCCGGCCTCGATCGGCCCGGTGAAGGCGATGTTGCGGCGTCTGGACCTCGATGAGGTTTCTCATGTGATTGATCAAGCGGCAGAAGCCGGGGCGCAATCCGTGCGTGACGATCTGAGCGCCTATCTGGTCAAACAGGGGTTCATGCTCTGA
- a CDS encoding NUDIX hydrolase, with product MSLIRPRQHPVKLGRSAKDGVRTQFGALIWRWRKDKLQILLVKSRRRKRWIIPKGWPMDGQTPVQAAATEAWEEAGIKGRPAPICIGLYSYLKYPRDGDLPMPCVVAVFPLKARWVFDRYPEAHQRKRKWVSAKKAASLVNEPELAQILRHFDPRHYRL from the coding sequence GTGTCATTGATACGCCCAAGACAACATCCGGTAAAACTCGGGCGCAGCGCCAAGGATGGCGTGCGCACGCAGTTCGGAGCCCTGATCTGGCGCTGGCGCAAGGACAAGTTGCAAATCCTTCTGGTCAAATCGCGGCGCCGCAAACGCTGGATCATCCCGAAAGGTTGGCCGATGGACGGGCAAACGCCGGTGCAAGCCGCCGCCACCGAAGCCTGGGAAGAGGCCGGGATCAAGGGCCGCCCCGCCCCCATCTGCATCGGGCTTTATTCCTATCTCAAATACCCGCGTGACGGCGATTTGCCGATGCCCTGTGTCGTCGCGGTCTTTCCGCTCAAGGCGCGCTGGGTCTTCGATCGTTACCCCGAAGCCCATCAGCGCAAGCGTAAATGGGTCTCCGCAAAGAAAGCCGCGAGCCTCGTCAACGAACCCGAACTCGCCCAGATTCTCCGCCATTTCGACCCGCGCCACTATCGCCTCTGA
- a CDS encoding cytochrome-c peroxidase yields MTLAPRFALLTSAAILSASAVSANELRDYALDFFKPLPSTVPAVADNPITAEKIDLGKALFFDPRLSASGVFSCYSCHNLTTGGDDNMETSVGHGWQKGPRNSPTVLNAVFNEAQFWDGRAADLKAQAKGPIQAGVEMANTPENVVATLSSMGQYVEWFEESFPDEAEPVTFDNMAKAIEAFEATLLTPAPFDSWLNGDDNALSTEELAGLELFMDKGCVACHAGVNVGGEGYYPFGLIEKPGSDILPEGDRGRFAVTETVDDEYVFRAGPLRNIALTAPYFHSGKVWDLKVAVQIMAESQLGEELTEDEAGQIVAFLGSLTGTLPEITTPVLPAETATTPRPTAEVVPN; encoded by the coding sequence ATGACACTTGCACCGCGTTTCGCCCTGTTGACCAGCGCCGCCATTTTGTCCGCCTCGGCGGTTTCGGCCAATGAGCTTCGGGACTACGCTCTCGACTTTTTCAAGCCATTGCCATCGACCGTGCCCGCGGTCGCGGACAACCCGATCACGGCGGAAAAGATTGATTTGGGCAAAGCGCTTTTCTTTGATCCGCGCCTGTCGGCCTCCGGTGTGTTCTCCTGCTATTCTTGCCACAACCTGACCACGGGCGGGGACGACAATATGGAGACCTCTGTGGGCCATGGCTGGCAAAAAGGCCCGCGCAATTCACCGACCGTGTTGAACGCCGTGTTCAACGAGGCGCAATTCTGGGACGGGCGTGCGGCGGATTTGAAGGCACAGGCGAAGGGACCGATTCAGGCCGGGGTCGAAATGGCCAACACGCCGGAGAATGTCGTCGCGACCCTGTCGTCGATGGGGCAATATGTGGAGTGGTTCGAAGAGTCTTTTCCGGATGAGGCCGAGCCTGTCACATTCGACAATATGGCCAAGGCGATCGAGGCCTTCGAGGCGACGCTTTTGACGCCCGCGCCTTTCGATTCCTGGCTCAATGGCGATGATAACGCGCTCTCGACCGAAGAGTTGGCGGGGCTTGAGCTGTTCATGGACAAGGGCTGTGTCGCCTGCCACGCCGGTGTGAACGTCGGTGGCGAGGGCTACTATCCCTTTGGTTTGATCGAAAAGCCGGGCTCTGACATTCTGCCCGAAGGCGACCGGGGTCGTTTTGCCGTGACCGAGACCGTGGACGATGAATATGTCTTCCGCGCCGGGCCGCTGCGGAACATCGCGTTGACCGCGCCCTATTTCCACTCCGGCAAGGTTTGGGATCTGAAAGTCGCGGTGCAGATCATGGCGGAAAGCCAGCTGGGCGAGGAGTTGACCGAGGATGAGGCCGGTCAGATCGTGGCCTTCCTGGGCTCCCTGACCGGGACGTTGCCGGAAATCACCACGCCGGTTCTGCCCGCCGAGACCGCAACAACTCCGCGACCGACAGCCGAGGTGGTGCCGAACTGA
- the katG gene encoding catalase/peroxidase HPI: MDGNDMKMTGKCPVMHGSNTESGKSVMDWWPNALNLDILHQHDTKTNPMGEAFDYAEEVKSLDFDALKADMHALMTESQEWWPADWGHYGGLMIRMSWHAAGSYRLADGRGGGGTGNQRFAPLNSWPDNVSLDKARRLLWPIKKKYGNKVSWADLIVLAGTIAYENMGLKTFGFGFGREDIWHPEKDTYWGAEKEWLAPSDGRYEDVDKPDTMENPLAAVQMGLIYVNPEGVNGKPDPMKTAAQVRETFARMAMNDEETAALTAGGHTVGKTHGNGDAEALGADPEGAGPEMQGLGWSNPNQHGKAANAVTSGLEGAWTSEPTKFDMGFFEMLFGHEWELKKSPAGAWQWEPVDIKEEDKPLDASDPSKRHNPMMTDADMAMKVDPIYNAICQKFMADPEYFKDTFARAWFKLTHRDMGPKVRYIGPDVPSEDLIWQDPVPVGSTSYDVEAVKAKIAEAGLSISEMVSTAWDSARTFRGSDMRGGANGARIRLAPQKDWEGNEPERLAKVLSVLEPIAAETGASVADVIVLAGGVGVEQAAKAAGFDITVPFAPGRGDASDEMTDAASFDVLEPIADGYRNWLKKDYVVAPEELMLDRTQLMGLTAHEMTVLVGGMRAMGTNYGGTPHGILTDRVGALTTDFFVTLTDMAYTWKPAKGGIYEITDRKTGAVKYTATLMDLVFGSNSILRSYAEVYAQDDNAEKFVTDFVAAWVKVMNADRFDLA; encoded by the coding sequence ATGGACGGCAACGATATGAAAATGACGGGCAAATGCCCGGTCATGCATGGCAGCAACACCGAGTCCGGCAAAAGCGTTATGGACTGGTGGCCGAATGCGCTTAATCTCGACATTCTGCATCAGCACGACACCAAGACGAACCCGATGGGCGAGGCGTTTGATTACGCCGAAGAGGTCAAATCGCTGGATTTCGACGCGCTGAAGGCGGACATGCACGCGCTGATGACCGAAAGCCAGGAGTGGTGGCCGGCCGACTGGGGGCATTACGGCGGTCTCATGATCCGCATGTCCTGGCACGCCGCCGGGTCCTATCGTCTGGCCGACGGGCGCGGCGGTGGCGGCACTGGCAACCAGCGTTTTGCACCTCTGAACTCTTGGCCCGACAACGTCAGCCTCGACAAGGCGCGCCGTCTCTTGTGGCCGATCAAAAAGAAATATGGCAACAAGGTGAGCTGGGCCGATCTGATCGTTCTGGCCGGGACCATCGCCTATGAAAACATGGGGCTGAAGACTTTTGGTTTCGGATTTGGCCGCGAAGACATCTGGCACCCGGAAAAAGACACCTATTGGGGCGCTGAGAAGGAATGGCTGGCGCCGTCGGACGGGCGGTATGAGGATGTCGACAAGCCGGACACGATGGAAAACCCGCTGGCCGCCGTGCAGATGGGCCTCATTTACGTGAACCCCGAGGGGGTGAATGGCAAACCGGACCCGATGAAAACCGCCGCCCAAGTGCGCGAAACCTTTGCCCGCATGGCGATGAACGACGAGGAAACCGCCGCTTTGACGGCGGGCGGTCACACGGTCGGCAAGACCCACGGCAATGGCGATGCCGAGGCTTTGGGCGCAGACCCGGAAGGCGCGGGACCTGAAATGCAGGGGCTCGGCTGGTCGAACCCGAACCAGCATGGCAAGGCGGCGAATGCGGTGACCTCCGGGCTTGAAGGCGCGTGGACGTCGGAGCCGACGAAATTCGACATGGGCTTTTTCGAGATGCTCTTTGGCCACGAATGGGAGCTCAAGAAATCGCCCGCAGGCGCCTGGCAATGGGAGCCGGTGGACATCAAGGAAGAGGACAAACCTCTGGACGCGTCCGATCCGTCGAAGCGCCACAACCCGATGATGACCGACGCCGATATGGCGATGAAAGTCGACCCGATCTACAACGCGATCTGCCAGAAATTCATGGCCGATCCCGAGTATTTCAAAGACACGTTTGCCCGCGCCTGGTTCAAACTGACCCACCGCGATATGGGGCCCAAAGTGCGTTACATCGGGCCGGATGTGCCCTCTGAGGATCTGATCTGGCAGGACCCGGTGCCCGTCGGTTCCACCTCCTACGATGTCGAGGCGGTGAAGGCCAAAATCGCGGAGGCCGGACTTTCGATCTCAGAGATGGTCTCGACCGCTTGGGACAGCGCGCGGACCTTCCGTGGCTCTGACATGCGGGGCGGTGCTAATGGCGCGCGTATTCGCTTGGCGCCGCAAAAGGACTGGGAAGGCAATGAGCCGGAACGTCTGGCAAAAGTGCTCTCGGTGCTGGAACCGATTGCCGCCGAGACCGGCGCTTCCGTGGCCGATGTGATCGTGCTGGCCGGTGGCGTCGGTGTCGAGCAGGCGGCGAAAGCGGCGGGGTTCGACATCACGGTTCCCTTCGCGCCGGGCCGTGGCGATGCAAGTGACGAGATGACCGATGCGGCCTCTTTCGACGTGCTGGAACCGATCGCCGATGGCTATCGCAACTGGCTCAAGAAAGACTACGTGGTCGCCCCCGAAGAGCTGATGCTCGACCGTACCCAACTTATGGGCCTCACCGCGCATGAAATGACGGTTCTTGTTGGCGGCATGCGAGCCATGGGCACCAATTATGGCGGCACGCCGCACGGCATTCTGACGGATCGTGTCGGTGCCCTGACCACGGATTTCTTCGTGACCCTGACCGATATGGCCTACACGTGGAAACCGGCGAAAGGCGGCATCTATGAGATCACGGATCGCAAGACGGGTGCTGTGAAATACACCGCCACGCTGATGGATCTGGTGTTCGGCTCCAACTCGATCCTGCGCTCTTACGCAGAAGTTTACGCGCAGGACGACAATGCAGAGAAGTTCGTGACTGATTTCGTGGCGGCCTGGGTCAAGGTGATGAATGCGGATCGGTTCGATCTGGCTTGA